A stretch of DNA from Methylosinus sp. LW4:
CTGGTGCCGGCGGCTCGCCGTTTTCTCTCTCCCGGTCGCGGCGATCGCCGTGATCCTCGCGCGCGCCAATGCGGTGGAGCCGCAGGCCTCGCTCGCCGTGCTGGGCGGCGCGATCGTGGTGGCGCTCGTCGCGCTGCTGCTGTTTCTCGCCGCTTGCGTCGTCATCTGGCAGGAGGGCCGGCGCGGGCTGGGCGAGGCGCTCGGCGGCGCCTTTCTCGCGGCGGCGACGCTCGGCTATCCGGCCTATCTTGCCGTCCAGGCCGTGCGCCTGCCCGTGCTCTCGGACGTCTCGACCGACACGGCCGATCCGCCGCGCTTCTCCACCTCGCGCGCGGCGGTGGCGGCGCGCGCCGGCTTCACGCCCGCCGGCTTCGACGCCGACACTGCGGAGCGGCAGAGGGACGGCTATCCCGACATTGAGCCGATCGTCGTCGATCTCGAGCCGGACGAGGCCTATCAGCTGGTGCTGGAGACGGCGCAGAGCCGCGGCTGGCGCGTCATCGACCAGCGCCCGCCCGGCGGCCGCTCCGGCGTCGGCCATCTCGATTTTCTCGACCGCACATTGGTGATGGGCTTCGCCGACGACATCGCCGTGCGGCTGCGTCCGCTCGCCGGCCAGACGCGCATAGACGTGCGCTCCGCCTCGCGCTACGGGCGCCATGATTTCGGCGCCAACGCCAAGCGTATCCGGCAATTCGCGGAGGAGCTGCAGGCGGGGCTGAACGAGAAGTGAGCGAGTAGCGAGTAATGGGTAGCGTGGTTCTACTCGCTATTCGCTACTCGCTCCCCTCTGAAATACCGCGCTTCCAATGTCGCCGGACCGTCGCAGCGGGCGAGGCCGCGCTCGATCAAATCTTCGAGATGCGCGAAGACGGAGAGCGCCGCCGCCCTTTGCAGCCGCGCGTCGAAGCCCTCATAGATGCGCGCGACAATGACGGCGATCGTCTCGTCGCCGGCCTCGAGGCGCTCGAGGATGGCGGCCTCGCGTTGCCGACGATGGTGGAGCAGGGCGCGCAAATAGCGCTGCGGCTCCTTCACCGGTCCGCCATGGGCCGGCCAGTAGAGGCGATCGTTGCGCCAGCGCAGCTTTTCCAACGAGGCGAAATATTCGCTCATGGAGCCATCCGGCGGCGCGATGACGGTCGTGGCCCAGCCCATCACATGATCGCCGGTGAAGAGCGTCGCCTCCTCGGCCAGCGCGAAGCAGAGATGATTGGTCGTATGGCCCGGCGTCGCGACGGCTTCGATCGAGAGGCCGCCGAAACTGAGCTGACCGCCATCGGCGAGGAGAAGGTCCGGCGCGTAGCTTTTGTCATGCGAGGCGTCGAGGCCGGGTCCTGTGACCGCGAGATCGGGCGGCGGCGCATAGGGCGCGCAGCCGGCGATGGTCGCGCCAGTCTTCTCCGCCAGAATGCGCGCGGCCGGCGAATGATCGCGATGCGTATGGGTGACGAGCACGTAGCGCAGCCTCTCGCCCGCTACCGCGGCGAGCAGCGCCTCTATGTGCGAAGCATCCGCCGGGCCAGGGTCGATGATCGCCACCTCGCCCTCGCCGATGATGTAGCTGCATGTGCCCGTATAGGTGAAGGCGCCGGGATTGGGCGCGACAATGCGGCGCGTCAGCCGCGAAACGCGTTGCAGCGCGCCCGGCGGAGAGTCGAAGGCGGTGAGAAAATCATCTGGGCTCATTGAAAATTGCGTCCCTTCGGAATGGGCTCGCGC
This window harbors:
- a CDS encoding DUF1499 domain-containing protein, with translation MLRHIPEEPVSNAAVWCRRLAVFSLPVAAIAVILARANAVEPQASLAVLGGAIVVALVALLLFLAACVVIWQEGRRGLGEALGGAFLAAATLGYPAYLAVQAVRLPVLSDVSTDTADPPRFSTSRAAVAARAGFTPAGFDADTAERQRDGYPDIEPIVVDLEPDEAYQLVLETAQSRGWRVIDQRPPGGRSGVGHLDFLDRTLVMGFADDIAVRLRPLAGQTRIDVRSASRYGRHDFGANAKRIRQFAEELQAGLNEK
- a CDS encoding MBL fold metallo-hydrolase, with translation MSPDDFLTAFDSPPGALQRVSRLTRRIVAPNPGAFTYTGTCSYIIGEGEVAIIDPGPADASHIEALLAAVAGERLRYVLVTHTHRDHSPAARILAEKTGATIAGCAPYAPPPDLAVTGPGLDASHDKSYAPDLLLADGGQLSFGGLSIEAVATPGHTTNHLCFALAEEATLFTGDHVMGWATTVIAPPDGSMSEYFASLEKLRWRNDRLYWPAHGGPVKEPQRYLRALLHHRRQREAAILERLEAGDETIAVIVARIYEGFDARLQRAAALSVFAHLEDLIERGLARCDGPATLEARYFRGERVANSE